In Haemorhous mexicanus isolate bHaeMex1 chromosome 21, bHaeMex1.pri, whole genome shotgun sequence, the following proteins share a genomic window:
- the LOC132337201 gene encoding centrosome-associated protein 350-like, with translation MPVVENSSRVKGNESVGRSPGAQSSVVAPSKAGRGSNAPTEGTNQALKNLLLQRQSCEEHRHIRLPRDAVKHQPQGIHSPSLGISLRKDGAKPSTSGSCSRGRNKSPQRQKESEKENLMQPSKRRANLKKPHPYSPESVREFMYRKKEERKRKLLKEKKSLAQAAEMKNKRLQELYRRQKEVIGKKLCPDEMHKSLGKTGSAKRNPQCELEQEQTSGGVLERSFMAWVDETSFPLSPEDHRGRYSDIKGILESHFLSSHCRHLSRFFFFNRNQLLETAQSPEKGEASGPPAPLESEHWFLSPLKREDLRDCSPPALHSPPLNFSVPQKDAKPSSKYPPFGLSPQRSKQDQVRAIHSLSRELAEKIDVARKRLSAASWAKASADKQSTETALDLHSDPPSAPEPETSRDRQERTMTAQMPLDTPDPEVLCVTSTRECRGLGRIGLLGSTEGAAALGTQREMPTPVPGGNAEREELPWITHSAGQSHLSPAGELTNTLRVHESQVTPVGGSQLRLVDPELLRSVDPCPSGGSRARWVPGRAAMTLSRHRRAPQPRARSGTERAPG, from the exons ATGCCAGTGGTGGAAAACAGCTCCAGAGTGAAGGGAAATGAATCTGTGGGGAGGAGCCCTGGAGCCCAAAGCTCTGTGGTGGCTCCCAGCAAGGCTGGAAGGGGCAGCAATGCACCCACAGAGGGTACAAACCAAGCCCTCAAGAATCTTCTCTTGCAAAGGCAGTCCTGTGAGGAACACAGACATATCAGGCTCCCCAGAGATGCTGTGAAACACCAACCCCAAGGGATCCATTCTCCTTCCCTTGGAATTTCATTAAGGAAAGATGGAGCCAAGCCCAGCACctcaggaagctgcagcagaggaagaaataaatctcctcagagacagaaagagtctgagaaagaaaaccttATGCAACCTTCAAAGAGGAGGGCAAACCTTAAAAAACCTCACCCCTACAGCCCTGAAAGTGTTCGGGAATTTATGTATcgaaaaaaggaagaaagaaagagaaaactcctcaaagagaaaaagtctttggcacaggctgcagagatGAAGAATAAGAGGTTGCAAGAATTGTACAGGAGACAAAAAGAAGttattgggaagaaattgtGTCCTGATGAGATGCACAAATCCCTTGGGAAAACAGGTTCTGCCAAAAGAAACCCTCAGTGTGAGTTGGAGCAA GAGCAAACCAGTGGGGGAGTACTGGAAAGGAGTTTCATGGCCTGGGTGGATGAAACATCCTTTCCTCTATCACCAGAAGATCACAGAGGCAGGTACTCAGACATAAAAGGCATCCTAGAAAGCCACTTTCTCAGCTCACACTGCAGACATCTCTCtcgttttttcttttttaacaggAATCAACTCCTAGAAACAGCTCAATCACCTGAAAAAGGAGAAGCATCAGGTCCTCCAGCACCACTGGAATCTGAACACTGGTTTCTCAGTCCTCTGAAACGTGAAGACTTGAGGGACtgctctcccccagctctgcattcaCCTCCTCTGAACTTTTCTGTTCCTCAGAAAGATGCAAAACCTTCCTCCAAGTACCCACCTTTTGGTCTTTCTCCACAGAGAAGCAAACAGGATCAAGTGAGAGCCATCCACAGTCTGTCCAGGGAACTTGCAGAAAAGATTGACGTGGCGAGGAAGAGGCTGAGTGCAGCCAGCTGGGCTAAAGCCTCTGCTGACAAACAATCAACAGAGACAGCTCTGGACCTGCACAGTGatcctccttctgccccagaaCCTGAGACTTCCAGGGATAGGCAAGAGAGGACAATGACTGCACAAATGCCTCTGGACACCCCAGATCCTGAAGTGCTTTGTGTGACATCCACCAGGGAATGCCGTGGACTGGGCAGGATTGgcctgctgggcagcactgagggagcagcagccctgggcacacagagggAAATGCCAACTCCTGTGCCTGGTGGGAATGCTGAGAGGGAAGAATTGCCCTGGATCACTCATAGTGCAGGACAGAGtcacctcagccctgcaggagagCTGACCAACACCTTGAGAG TCCATGAATCCCAGGTGACTCCGGTCGGTGGATCCCAGCTCCGGCTGGTGGATCCCGAATTGCTCCGGTCGGTGGATCCCTGTCCGTCCGGTGGATCCCGGGCCCGGTGGGTTCCCGGCCGCGCTGCCATGACGCTCTCTCGCCACCGGAGGGCGCCGCAGCCGCGGGCGCGGAGCGGGACGGAGCGAGCCCCTGGGTAA